A part of Deltaproteobacteria bacterium genomic DNA contains:
- the gyrB gene encoding DNA topoisomerase (ATP-hydrolyzing) subunit B, whose translation MENPSPNAAYDEKSIKVLGGLEAVRKRPAMYIGSTGAMGLHHLVYEVVDNSVDEALAGHCKNIDVVIHEDCSVTVIDDGRGIPVKMHPEKKKPTVEVVLTELHAGGKFENKAYKVSGGLHGVGVTVVNFLSEWLEVEIKRDGQVFTQRYERGKPIKPLAVEGKTKKTGTQITFKPDAQIFETTEFSFDTLSQRLRELSFLNAGIRITIKDERSEKFHEFQYKGGIVSFVEHLAKSKNPIHNKVIYMSGEKESVQMEMALQWTDSYNETIYSYANNINTTEGGTHLAGFKSALTRTINSYASDRGLTKDIKESLQGEDVREGLTAVISVKLPNPQFEGQTKTKLGNSEVEGYVKMIVNEVLATFLEENPTVGKKIICKAVEGARAREAARRAKEIIRRKGALDSTSLPGKLADCQETNPALSELFIVEGDSAGGSAKQGRDRRFQAILPLKGKILNVEKARFDKVLSNEEIRTMVMALGCGIGNDDFKPDKLRYHRIIIMTDADVDGSHIRTLLLTFFYRQMRSLAENGHLYIAEPPLFKVKRGKEERYLKDDSALEEFIFEQAQDGISIVPKGRKAPVQGKNLLAMLKSISRWRRSLARIERRGRDSEIIEALVLNDGIGPDSLKSEAQAKKIIEGVSAYLKSLSLENLPSFKHEKDPEHESYTIRCVSRRNGVSTETVIDRNLFHSAEIQELKSLAKALKEAGEPPFTVTNGEDDTEILTFRGLVEHVIELGKKGLSIQRYKGLGEMNPGQLWETTMDPEKRALLQVKVEDAVEADAIFTKLMGDIVEPRREFIEKHALEVSNLDI comes from the coding sequence ATCGAAAACCCATCCCCGAACGCGGCATACGACGAGAAATCCATTAAGGTGCTCGGGGGGCTCGAGGCCGTAAGGAAGCGGCCCGCCATGTACATAGGCTCGACCGGCGCCATGGGCCTCCACCACCTCGTCTACGAGGTAGTGGACAACTCCGTCGACGAGGCGCTCGCCGGCCACTGCAAGAACATCGACGTGGTGATACACGAGGACTGCTCCGTAACGGTCATCGACGACGGAAGGGGCATACCCGTAAAGATGCACCCCGAGAAGAAGAAGCCCACAGTCGAGGTAGTCCTTACGGAGCTCCACGCGGGCGGAAAGTTCGAGAACAAGGCGTACAAGGTCTCGGGCGGCCTCCACGGCGTGGGCGTTACGGTCGTCAATTTCCTCTCCGAGTGGCTCGAGGTGGAGATAAAGAGGGACGGCCAGGTATTCACCCAGAGGTACGAGCGCGGAAAGCCCATAAAACCGCTTGCCGTCGAGGGGAAGACAAAGAAGACCGGCACCCAGATAACCTTCAAGCCCGACGCCCAGATATTCGAGACTACCGAGTTCAGCTTCGACACCCTCTCCCAGAGGCTCCGGGAGCTTTCGTTCCTCAACGCCGGCATAAGGATAACCATAAAGGACGAGAGGTCGGAGAAGTTCCACGAGTTCCAGTACAAGGGCGGCATCGTGAGCTTCGTCGAGCACCTCGCCAAGTCCAAGAACCCAATACACAACAAAGTCATCTACATGTCGGGCGAGAAGGAGTCCGTCCAGATGGAGATGGCCCTCCAGTGGACCGACTCCTACAACGAGACCATTTATTCCTACGCCAACAACATTAACACCACCGAGGGCGGCACGCACCTGGCGGGCTTCAAGTCCGCGCTCACCCGTACCATAAACAGCTACGCATCGGACCGCGGCCTCACCAAGGACATAAAGGAATCGCTCCAGGGCGAGGACGTGAGGGAAGGGCTCACCGCGGTAATAAGCGTCAAGCTCCCCAACCCCCAGTTCGAGGGGCAGACTAAGACCAAGCTCGGGAACTCCGAGGTCGAAGGCTATGTAAAGATGATAGTCAACGAGGTACTGGCCACGTTCCTGGAGGAGAACCCCACGGTCGGGAAAAAGATAATATGCAAGGCGGTCGAGGGCGCCAGGGCCAGGGAGGCGGCCAGGAGGGCAAAAGAGATAATAAGGCGGAAGGGCGCTCTCGATTCTACGAGCCTTCCCGGGAAGCTCGCAGACTGCCAGGAGACGAACCCCGCCCTCTCGGAGCTATTCATAGTCGAGGGCGACTCAGCGGGCGGCTCGGCCAAACAGGGCCGCGACAGGCGCTTCCAGGCAATACTCCCCCTTAAGGGCAAGATATTGAACGTCGAGAAGGCCCGCTTCGACAAGGTCCTCTCGAACGAAGAGATACGGACCATGGTCATGGCCCTGGGCTGCGGCATCGGCAACGACGACTTCAAGCCCGACAAGCTACGCTATCACCGCATAATCATCATGACCGACGCGGACGTGGACGGGAGCCACATAAGGACGCTCCTACTTACCTTCTTCTACCGCCAGATGAGGTCGCTTGCCGAAAACGGGCACCTCTACATAGCCGAGCCGCCCCTTTTCAAGGTGAAGCGCGGCAAGGAAGAGCGGTATTTGAAGGATGATTCCGCGCTCGAGGAGTTCATATTCGAGCAGGCCCAGGACGGGATATCCATCGTCCCCAAGGGCAGGAAGGCCCCGGTCCAGGGGAAAAACCTACTCGCGATGCTTAAGAGCATCTCCAGGTGGCGGAGGTCGCTTGCCCGCATCGAGAGGAGGGGCAGGGACTCCGAAATTATAGAGGCGCTCGTCCTTAACGACGGCATAGGACCGGATTCGCTCAAAAGCGAGGCTCAGGCCAAGAAGATAATAGAGGGCGTGAGCGCATATCTCAAATCCCTCTCGCTTGAGAACCTTCCCTCGTTCAAGCACGAGAAGGACCCTGAGCACGAATCGTACACGATAAGGTGCGTCTCCAGGCGTAACGGGGTCTCTACCGAGACCGTCATCGACAGGAACCTCTTCCACTCAGCCGAGATACAGGAGCTTAAGTCCCTTGCGAAGGCGCTCAAGGAAGCGGGGGAGCCGCCCTTCACTGTCACGAACGGCGAAGACGACACCGAGATCCTCACCTTCAGGGGCCTCGTTGAGCACGTGATAGAGCTCGGCAAGAAGGGCCTCTCAATACAGAGATACAAAGGACTTGGAGAGATGAACCCCGGACAACTCTGGGAGACCACCATGGACCCGGAAAAGAGGGCGCTCCTCCAGGTAAAGGTTGAGGACGCCGTAGAGGCGGACGCGATCTTCACCAAGCTCATGGGCGATATCGTCGAGCCCAGGAGGGAATTCATCGAGAAACACGCCTTAGAGGTCTCGAACCTGGACATTTAA
- a CDS encoding NYN domain-containing protein: protein MNSKKAQRIGLYIDVANITRNGGYGMRFDVLRDFACRDNGEPIRLNAYVAYDEERARTDSDYRERTFNFHSTLRDYGYKVIEKTVAWYTDEAGNRFGKANADLDMAVDALLQSENLDKVMMATGDGDFIQVVRALQNRGCRVEAVAFQNVSSNLRREVDLFMSGYLIPNLLPIQDSETRKNWGDVGSRVRGICYTYNRSKNFGFMRYLSKIGPGLWITDTRRADSPYGTAFAHESGFAPGTEINLLPSRDMIFEFDLVQGEKGMQASNIVKIHPSGY, encoded by the coding sequence GTGAACAGCAAGAAGGCGCAAAGGATAGGGCTCTATATAGACGTCGCCAACATCACCCGTAACGGCGGCTACGGCATGCGGTTCGACGTGCTCCGTGACTTCGCGTGCAGGGACAACGGCGAGCCAATAAGGCTCAACGCCTATGTAGCCTATGACGAAGAGCGTGCAAGGACCGACTCCGACTACAGGGAACGGACCTTCAACTTTCATTCGACATTAAGAGACTACGGCTACAAGGTAATAGAGAAGACGGTAGCGTGGTACACGGACGAGGCCGGGAACCGCTTCGGCAAGGCCAACGCCGACCTCGACATGGCCGTTGACGCGCTCCTTCAATCCGAGAACCTCGACAAGGTCATGATGGCGACCGGCGACGGCGACTTCATCCAGGTCGTCCGTGCGCTGCAGAACAGGGGCTGCAGGGTGGAGGCGGTCGCCTTCCAGAACGTCTCATCCAACCTCCGGAGGGAGGTGGACCTTTTCATGTCGGGCTATCTAATCCCCAATTTGCTTCCCATACAGGACTCGGAAACCAGGAAAAACTGGGGCGACGTCGGCTCCCGGGTAAGGGGCATCTGTTACACCTACAACCGCTCCAAGAACTTCGGCTTCATGAGGTACTTATCCAAGATAGGCCCAGGCCTCTGGATAACGGACACCAGGAGGGCCGATTCGCCCTATGGCACCGCTTTCGCTCACGAGTCGGGCTTCGCCCCGGGGACCGAGATAAACCTCCTCCCGAGCAGGGACATGATCTTCGAATTCGACCTAGTGCAGGGCGAAAAGGGGATGCAGGCCTCTAATATCGTAAAGATACACCCTTCCGGCTACTGA
- the tatC gene encoding twin-arginine translocase subunit TatC has product MTPEDGRMSFTEHLGELRRRLIYSVAAVAAGFLACYYFSERLYWFLASPLIRALPEGQDFMVFTGVVEPFFIYLKVALLGGIITASPVVLYQTWAFIAPGLYRSERRWFIFTVFFSVVLFAGGAAFAFGVVFPFGFKYLLSYSTEGLKPFLSMGQYFSIATRLLVAFGLVFQLPLAILVLSRLGLVSARQLVGWWRYALVLILIASAVITPTPDIFNQMLMAGPLAVLYGIGIIVAWLFGKKKEAEAQPDGAEGE; this is encoded by the coding sequence ATGACGCCGGAAGACGGGAGGATGTCGTTTACCGAGCACCTCGGGGAGCTCAGGCGCAGGCTCATCTATTCGGTTGCGGCCGTCGCGGCCGGTTTCCTCGCCTGCTATTACTTTTCCGAGAGGCTCTACTGGTTTCTGGCCTCGCCGCTTATCCGAGCCCTTCCCGAGGGGCAGGACTTCATGGTCTTTACGGGGGTAGTGGAGCCGTTCTTCATATATCTCAAAGTCGCGCTCCTTGGAGGGATCATAACCGCGAGCCCGGTCGTCCTTTATCAGACCTGGGCCTTTATCGCGCCGGGGCTGTACAGGAGCGAGAGGCGCTGGTTTATTTTCACGGTCTTCTTTTCGGTCGTCCTTTTTGCCGGGGGCGCGGCCTTCGCCTTCGGGGTCGTCTTCCCGTTCGGGTTCAAGTACCTCCTTAGCTACTCTACCGAGGGCCTGAAGCCCTTTCTCTCCATGGGTCAGTACTTCTCGATAGCCACGAGGCTCCTCGTGGCATTCGGGCTCGTATTCCAGCTCCCGCTCGCCATACTAGTACTTTCAAGGCTCGGGTTGGTCTCTGCCCGCCAGCTCGTGGGCTGGTGGAGATACGCGCTCGTGCTCATATTGATCGCCTCGGCGGTAATAACCCCCACCCCCGACATATTCAACCAGATGCTCATGGCAGGGCCTCTCGCGGTCCTCTATGGCATCGGCATAATCGTGGCATGGCTTTTCGGGAAAAAGAAGGAGGCAGAAGCTCAGCCGGATGGTGCGGAAGGAGAGTGA
- a CDS encoding twin-arginine translocase TatA/TatE family subunit, producing MFGIGIGELILVLIAALIALGPEKLPAMAKTLGKAYTEFMKAGEEVKKSFREAAAETRVKGPEKAQAPEPGIKPVPGKDKEEA from the coding sequence ATGTTCGGGATAGGCATAGGCGAACTGATACTGGTCCTCATCGCGGCCTTGATAGCCCTCGGCCCGGAAAAGCTCCCGGCCATGGCAAAGACGCTCGGGAAGGCGTATACCGAGTTCATGAAGGCCGGTGAAGAGGTCAAGAAGAGCTTCAGGGAGGCTGCCGCAGAAACCCGCGTAAAAGGGCCGGAAAAGGCACAGGCCCCGGAGCCAGGTATCAAGCCCGTGCCGGGGAAGGATAAGGAAGAGGCATGA
- a CDS encoding universal stress protein, producing the protein MPPKTKKPRIRVILFPTDFSGASIHAAGYALSLAEKYRARLRVVHVMETSREARGFYLPHLPFEKLDEEMRASARDMLRKFVETRFKGFPDVETDLLEGEPYKEILKQVKAVDPDIVVMGTFGKARVDRVIFGSTTERVMRKSPCPVLVVPPPR; encoded by the coding sequence ATGCCGCCCAAAACTAAAAAGCCCCGGATACGGGTGATACTCTTCCCTACAGACTTCTCGGGGGCCTCGATACACGCCGCGGGATACGCCCTTTCGCTCGCAGAGAAATACAGAGCCAGGCTCCGGGTGGTCCACGTAATGGAGACGAGCCGCGAGGCAAGGGGCTTCTACCTCCCGCACCTTCCATTCGAAAAGCTCGACGAGGAAATGAGGGCGAGCGCCAGGGACATGCTCAGGAAATTCGTGGAGACGAGGTTCAAGGGGTTCCCGGACGTCGAGACCGACCTCCTCGAAGGCGAGCCCTACAAGGAAATACTCAAGCAGGTGAAGGCTGTCGACCCGGACATCGTGGTCATGGGCACCTTCGGCAAGGCGCGCGTGGACAGGGTCATATTCGGGAGCACCACCGAGCGCGTGATGAGGAAATCGCCGTGCCCGGTGCTCGTGGTGCCGCCGCCGAGGTAA
- a CDS encoding nicotinate phosphoribosyltransferase: MFHISDPEDIRSGRVTDIYFARTLEILKAKGVDKRVRAEFFAKKLPDLYGWGVLAGVEEVAHLMKGKKVNLRCMREGEVFLPWEPVMEIEGRYQEFCVFETALLGLICQATGVATKSARIRIAAGERTIVSFGARRMHPAVAPMIERAAYVGGCDGVAVIVSAELLDMDPMGTMPHSLILVLGDTVEAVKAFDEVVDPKVKRVALVDTFNDEKFESIRCAEGMGGRLHAVRLDTPASRRGDFLRICEEVRWELDLRGFKDVRIFVSGGLDEDEVSNLKPLVDAFGVGTAISNAPVVDFAMDIMEIDGEPAAKRGKWSGAKEVGRCIACGRRAVFPLGEQAKCACGGEFEMLLKPFLREGEVTEELPKPAAIRERVLERINGLSL, from the coding sequence ATGTTCCATATCTCCGACCCGGAGGACATAAGGAGCGGAAGGGTAACTGATATATACTTCGCGAGGACGCTTGAGATACTGAAGGCGAAGGGCGTCGACAAGCGCGTAAGGGCCGAGTTCTTTGCGAAAAAGCTCCCGGACCTGTACGGGTGGGGCGTGCTCGCCGGGGTGGAGGAAGTGGCGCACCTCATGAAAGGGAAAAAAGTGAACCTGAGGTGCATGCGGGAGGGAGAAGTATTCCTCCCCTGGGAGCCTGTAATGGAAATAGAGGGGAGATACCAGGAGTTCTGCGTCTTCGAGACCGCGCTCCTGGGGCTTATCTGCCAGGCTACGGGAGTGGCCACGAAATCCGCTCGCATAAGGATAGCGGCGGGCGAGAGGACCATCGTGAGCTTCGGCGCCCGGAGGATGCACCCGGCCGTAGCGCCCATGATAGAGAGGGCCGCTTACGTCGGCGGCTGCGACGGGGTTGCCGTCATCGTGAGCGCCGAGCTCCTGGATATGGACCCGATGGGCACCATGCCGCACTCGCTCATACTCGTCCTCGGGGACACGGTCGAGGCAGTTAAGGCCTTTGATGAGGTTGTGGACCCGAAGGTAAAGAGGGTGGCGCTGGTCGATACCTTCAACGACGAGAAGTTCGAGTCTATCCGGTGTGCCGAGGGCATGGGCGGGCGCCTCCATGCCGTCCGCCTGGATACGCCCGCATCGAGGCGCGGCGATTTCTTGAGGATTTGCGAAGAGGTGAGGTGGGAACTTGACCTCCGCGGCTTTAAAGACGTCCGCATATTCGTCTCGGGCGGATTGGACGAGGATGAGGTCTCAAATCTTAAGCCGCTCGTCGACGCCTTCGGGGTCGGGACCGCCATAAGCAATGCCCCTGTGGTGGACTTCGCCATGGACATAATGGAGATCGACGGGGAGCCTGCCGCCAAAAGGGGCAAGTGGTCGGGCGCCAAGGAAGTCGGGAGGTGCATTGCATGCGGAAGGAGGGCGGTATTCCCGCTTGGCGAGCAGGCAAAATGCGCGTGCGGGGGCGAGTTCGAGATGCTCCTTAAGCCGTTTCTGAGGGAAGGGGAAGTGACGGAGGAGCTTCCGAAGCCTGCCGCGATAAGGGAGAGGGTCCTTGAGCGGATAAACGGACTTAGCCTCTGA
- a CDS encoding rhomboid family intramembrane serine protease has protein sequence MIPIRDDIPSRTYPYVTVSLLILNVAVFIYQLTLDVNGLERFIYATAAIPAELTSMAEVRPVDVLPVELTLLTAMFVHGGLLHLGGNMLFLWIFGDNVEDRFGHFRFLFFYLSAGIAASMVHILIEPGSIVPMVGASGAIAGVLGAYFMLFPRAQVQTLVILPLFISMARLPAVAFLGFWFLFQILSSGLSAGAGVAWFAHIGGFVAGAAVALMYKAFRRVRYQ, from the coding sequence ATGATACCTATCAGGGACGACATACCATCGAGGACTTACCCGTACGTTACCGTCTCGCTCCTTATCCTGAACGTGGCGGTCTTCATCTACCAGCTTACCCTCGACGTAAACGGGCTCGAACGTTTCATATACGCGACCGCCGCCATACCCGCCGAGTTAACGAGCATGGCCGAGGTAAGGCCCGTAGACGTCCTCCCGGTAGAGCTAACCCTTCTTACGGCCATGTTCGTCCACGGAGGGCTCCTCCACCTCGGAGGGAACATGCTATTCCTCTGGATATTCGGCGACAACGTCGAGGACAGGTTCGGCCATTTCAGGTTCCTTTTCTTCTATCTCTCGGCCGGCATTGCCGCGAGCATGGTCCACATCCTCATCGAGCCGGGGTCGATCGTGCCCATGGTAGGCGCGAGCGGCGCCATAGCCGGGGTCCTGGGCGCTTATTTCATGCTGTTCCCGAGAGCGCAGGTGCAGACCCTCGTAATCCTTCCGCTCTTCATAAGCATGGCTAGGCTCCCGGCCGTGGCGTTCCTGGGCTTCTGGTTCCTTTTTCAAATATTGAGCTCGGGCCTGTCCGCAGGGGCGGGTGTCGCCTGGTTCGCACACATAGGCGGCTTCGTTGCCGGGGCCGCTGTAGCGCTCATGTACAAGGCGTTCCGGCGGGTCAGATACCAGTAA
- a CDS encoding DUF3568 domain-containing protein: MRGKVPGICMMMAAAFAVLMNGCAAVPVAPLLPAALPAVLAGAGGGISYTLTNIAYRTITSPIEEVERATLEASRWMALKVIRRERKHNMTEITATTRVHTIYITLERLTPTLTRMSVNAKRGFVFKDKNTAFEIIYQAEIALMGFARGNEFQVQPGSGPPS; encoded by the coding sequence ATGAGGGGCAAGGTTCCCGGGATATGCATGATGATGGCGGCGGCATTTGCCGTGCTCATGAACGGGTGCGCGGCCGTGCCCGTTGCGCCGCTTCTGCCGGCCGCGCTCCCGGCGGTCCTGGCCGGCGCGGGCGGCGGCATCTCGTACACGCTCACGAACATCGCCTACAGGACTATAACGAGCCCCATAGAGGAGGTCGAGCGCGCAACCCTCGAAGCCTCGAGATGGATGGCCCTCAAGGTCATAAGGCGCGAAAGGAAACACAACATGACGGAGATAACGGCAACGACGAGGGTGCATACCATTTATATTACCCTTGAAAGGCTCACCCCGACCTTGACAAGGATGTCCGTGAATGCTAAGAGAGGGTTCGTGTTCAAGGACAAGAATACGGCCTTCGAGATAATATACCAGGCCGAAATAGCTCTAATGGGCTTTGCCAGGGGAAATGAATTCCAGGTCCAGCCCGGTTCTGGTCCCCCGTCATGA
- a CDS encoding nitroreductase family protein, translated as MDTIQAIKERRSINFFDPSKELAESTVRELLSLSNLAPSSFDLQPWRVVVVTDPERKKTLRACAMNQQKVEEAPAVLIIVADPSGVEENMDRVLESWQALGYMRAEMRGAYADMIKSLYGARDSLTRKLFAAKNASLFAMTLMIAAKGMGLESHPMDGIDEACIKREFKIPEDMIIPMLIAVGTLKPGGSLLPRAFRRELDEFVSFQTYRK; from the coding sequence ATGGATACGATACAGGCCATCAAGGAAAGGCGCTCCATCAACTTCTTCGACCCGTCAAAGGAACTTGCAGAGAGCACCGTCAGGGAACTCCTCAGCCTCTCTAACCTCGCGCCGTCCTCATTCGACCTACAGCCGTGGAGGGTGGTCGTGGTCACGGACCCGGAAAGGAAAAAGACCCTCAGGGCCTGCGCCATGAACCAGCAGAAGGTGGAAGAGGCCCCCGCCGTCTTGATAATCGTAGCGGACCCTTCCGGCGTAGAGGAGAACATGGACAGGGTCCTTGAAAGCTGGCAGGCGCTCGGGTACATGAGGGCCGAAATGCGGGGCGCGTACGCGGACATGATAAAGAGCCTGTACGGAGCCAGGGACAGCCTCACGCGAAAGTTATTCGCCGCAAAAAACGCATCCCTCTTCGCCATGACCCTGATGATAGCCGCAAAGGGCATGGGCCTTGAAAGCCATCCGATGGACGGCATCGACGAGGCCTGCATAAAAAGGGAATTCAAAATACCAGAGGACATGATAATCCCCATGCTCATAGCCGTAGGGACTCTCAAGCCCGGCGGGAGCCTACTTCCGCGGGCATTCAGGCGCGAGCTCGACGAGTTCGTATCCTTCCAAACATACCGAAAGTGA
- the tpx gene encoding thiol peroxidase, translating into MEREARITLSGKPVTLIGPELKAGDKAPDFILVNNDMNEVTLNDFQGKTKLISVAMSVETSVCDAQLRTFNEKAASLGKDIAVLNVTMDLPFTLKKFCGTAGIKNAVALSDYRYSSFGNNYGVLMKGLRILGRSVFIVDSRDNIAYVEIVPEATSNVDFDKALKALSGLPARGKAA; encoded by the coding sequence ATGGAAAGAGAAGCCAGGATAACGCTCTCAGGAAAGCCGGTTACGCTTATCGGCCCGGAGCTCAAGGCCGGTGACAAGGCCCCGGACTTCATACTCGTAAATAACGACATGAACGAGGTCACCCTCAACGACTTCCAGGGCAAGACAAAGCTCATAAGCGTAGCCATGTCGGTCGAAACAAGCGTATGCGACGCGCAGCTCAGGACCTTTAACGAAAAGGCGGCCTCGCTCGGGAAGGACATTGCCGTCCTCAACGTGACCATGGACCTGCCGTTCACCCTCAAGAAGTTCTGCGGGACCGCTGGCATAAAGAACGCCGTGGCGCTCTCAGACTACAGGTACTCCTCTTTCGGCAACAACTACGGCGTCCTCATGAAAGGCCTCCGGATACTCGGCCGCTCGGTCTTCATAGTCGATTCACGGGACAACATCGCTTACGTCGAGATCGTGCCCGAAGCCACCAGCAATGTCGATTTCGACAAGGCGCTCAAGGCCCTCTCCGGGCTCCCTGCCAGGGGCAAGGCGGCTTGA
- a CDS encoding pirin family protein — translation MIAVRHPEDIYQARGTIQDGTFTGRWHFPFGGYRDPENPGFGALWVFNDDTLSPGATWPLHPHREIEVVTYCAGGEFLHADESGKGGVLKKGWVQHTTVGSGMLHSEINNSPDEPMRFIQMWFHPSRKGLKPSVEQKPVERRERTNRLLKLVSPDDSGALRISSDANVLASFLEKGKSLTYGLGAGRGGYLYVVEGGPVAVNGNEVEALGAARTEDEKELLIKALEDSELLLVDALLP, via the coding sequence ATGATCGCGGTAAGGCACCCGGAAGATATCTACCAGGCCAGGGGAACCATCCAGGACGGCACCTTCACCGGACGCTGGCATTTCCCGTTCGGGGGATACCGCGACCCTGAAAACCCGGGCTTCGGCGCGCTCTGGGTCTTTAACGACGACACCCTCTCGCCCGGCGCAACCTGGCCCCTGCACCCACATCGCGAAATAGAGGTCGTAACATACTGCGCCGGAGGCGAGTTCCTCCACGCGGACGAGAGCGGCAAGGGCGGGGTCCTGAAAAAGGGCTGGGTGCAGCATACGACCGTCGGAAGCGGCATGCTGCACTCCGAGATAAACAACAGTCCCGACGAGCCCATGCGCTTTATCCAGATGTGGTTCCACCCCTCAAGAAAGGGACTCAAGCCCTCAGTCGAGCAGAAACCGGTCGAGAGGCGCGAGCGGACCAACAGGCTTCTTAAGCTCGTCTCACCCGACGATAGCGGTGCGCTACGCATAAGCTCCGACGCGAATGTCCTTGCCTCCTTCCTCGAAAAGGGAAAAAGCCTGACCTACGGCCTTGGCGCCGGAAGGGGCGGATACCTCTATGTCGTGGAAGGCGGGCCTGTAGCGGTAAACGGCAACGAGGTGGAAGCGCTCGGCGCGGCCAGGACAGAAGACGAAAAAGAGCTGCTCATAAAAGCCCTCGAAGATTCGGAACTCCTCCTCGTGGACGCGCTATTACCCTGA
- a CDS encoding aldo/keto reductase → MERPIPKRKFGRTGAEVTVLGLGGEGVLRTFGKEKEADALINAALDLGINYMESARAYSGSESYFGLSLRERRDKVFLASKSHARDKKGALDHLGETLRNMKTDYLDLWYIHDVRTPDEVSRILAPGGALEAFIEARDKGLVKYIGVTGHQDPAVIKSCLEAFDFDAVLIPVNPAEPFYKCFVDEIAPIASAKDTAIAGMKVYMKGLFQAPKRLLLSYALTQPISTAVVGCDNTDHLTENAEAASTFQPLKLKEARRFSQMIEPYARQLMYYKP, encoded by the coding sequence ATGGAAAGGCCGATACCTAAAAGAAAGTTCGGGAGGACAGGGGCCGAGGTCACCGTGCTCGGGCTCGGCGGAGAAGGGGTCCTAAGGACCTTCGGGAAGGAGAAGGAGGCGGACGCGCTCATAAACGCCGCCCTGGACCTGGGCATAAACTACATGGAATCGGCCAGGGCCTACTCGGGAAGCGAGTCCTACTTCGGCCTTTCGCTCCGGGAACGGCGGGACAAGGTATTTCTGGCGAGCAAGTCGCACGCGAGAGACAAGAAAGGCGCGCTCGATCACCTCGGCGAGACGCTCCGGAACATGAAGACCGACTACCTCGACCTCTGGTATATCCACGATGTAAGGACCCCGGACGAGGTGAGCCGGATACTCGCCCCCGGCGGCGCGCTCGAAGCCTTTATCGAGGCCAGGGACAAGGGGCTCGTGAAATACATAGGCGTAACAGGCCACCAGGACCCTGCGGTAATAAAGTCCTGCCTCGAAGCGTTCGATTTCGACGCCGTTCTTATCCCGGTAAACCCGGCTGAGCCGTTCTATAAGTGCTTCGTGGATGAGATAGCGCCAATCGCGAGCGCAAAGGACACCGCCATAGCCGGGATGAAGGTCTACATGAAAGGCCTCTTCCAGGCCCCCAAGAGGCTCCTTTTGAGCTACGCCCTCACGCAGCCCATCTCAACGGCCGTCGTCGGCTGCGATAATACCGACCACCTCACCGAGAACGCCGAGGCCGCAAGCACATTCCAGCCTTTGAAGCTAAAGGAAGCCCGCCGCTTCTCCCAGATGATCGAACCCTACGCAAGACAGCTCATGTACTATAAGCCCTGA